The proteins below come from a single Spirochaetota bacterium genomic window:
- a CDS encoding amino acid adenylation domain-containing protein has translation MINKRSLELKYVDSPEEEYGAIDANGDGLRRSDIVEYINSLPYAIAKGAVGGHWQIIPLIIKTLVNVLRVASIIAPDKGVLHVGEDGAERRQTYAELLQSAKAVLGGLRDSGLRPGDQVVLQVDDSPSFLSAFWGSLLGGFVPVPLPIPGGFPISEGMDRITRVCSILERPFIVTDQEMENYKVLGDIEIKQVDELLEHAPARGYHRAKPEDTAILVFSSGSTGDPKGVMLSHRNILSALEAGSFSFIDVGSGDYRPIIGFIFHVIKRMIWKDKKAGFLRRAISSLSESSVGNFITRTKPGRTILDTLLILSGCKVAPLVALSFDDICLANWMPYSHVLGLIGFHLGPTGNGLPQITISTKTFVQNPALFLKLIEKYRVTYVPCPNFACQWLTTQVSDEDIEGLDLSCIKMLGNGSEPISPSVTRSFIDKFSKYGLDPKAMCMSYGMSEATVEITFPHLYEEAIFYRVDKNLFFKDKLISPTTIEEDSIEIADVGAPIQCMMVRIVDDDDRLLHENMVGHIQVKGPTVSKGYYNYPDANENLFCDGWIRTGDMGFMMNGRVAITGRQKDIIFVHGQNLYAHDIEEYIKRVPGMAYREFAIAGLRHYESDSEKIILFIRTTESRDAIAGLLSRVNNDLVANMGITIDFIVTVDEIPRTPSAKVKRFKLREEFENDEFTNVISLDDVTALVHESIEGDEGELSEVEEGLINIWKDVTGVEVIGRFDNFFDLGGNSLKATKVASRIQEEFAVDIPIRSLFEHQNIESLASIIDSMIAVGAARRFPPIVALESMDYYEVSHAQKRLWYLDKVIPNSPFYNIPAAVLIEKSQVDIDILKRSIHAVVDRHESLRTRFDTIDGKPVQIIADTIEADIKEIDISNEKSQEKRLQHIVDDEKLKPFNIQAGPLFRVRIVKISDYSHAIIIIMHHIISDFWSMGLLLQEVLGNYFTLLNNNPSPFPELRIQYKEFAHWQNRLIEGEGIGDQEEYWLQNLQGELPLLDLPTDRPRPAIQTQRGETHRMVIDIDSANKIKEFARDQDVTPFMLTLAIFKVLLHKLSGQDDIIIGSPIANRNNANIEPLIGFFVNVLPMRSDFSDNPIFSDLLLQIKRTALGAYANQDYPFDKLVEILNPVRDMSRSPVFDVVYEYREGLDVFFAGLDSDEISVKNITGDDPMAKFDIFVTINDISEEMIMQFEYNADLFNRPTIERIMGFFLNLIREIPKSHNRPISEIDMLCPKERADILFKFNNTARDFPKDKCVHELFEEQVNIFPDKDALVFGDDSISYSQLNKMSNRIACRLREHGVGRGEYVAIIVERSFDMIAGVLGILKAGGAYVPIESEYPLSRTKYMLDEIQAPVVIIHEQFLDTLPEYDGYVMCLESFWKEGETIESADLNNINKPDDVAYVIYTSGSTGKPKGVMVPHVGISRLVKNTNFADITPEDRFLQIATFAFDAATLEFWGPLLNGGTLFLARGSDVTSPDGLADLLLSNDISIIFLTVVLYNQLIDLRPDAISKLRRLLVGGEALSVSHIRKGLGFVLPGVISNGYGPTENTTFSCHYPVKSVPEGANSIPIGYPIANSRVYILDKYLKPVPIGVRGEVFLGGYGLAKGYLNDSEKTANSFIKNPIMDVDDPILYRTGDIGRWLPDGSVDFMGRIDHQVKVRGHRIELGEIESVMREHGNIKDCVVVVNELEGGNKAIVAYHVSEDDVPIDELRSFMRDSLPDYMLPNLFMRLDELPLNQNGKVDRSALPEPHGMRPEMSTDFVAPSDEIQSIIVKTWEDVLGIEGIGVCDNFFDLGGDSIISLQVVSRLNQRGFLLQPKDILLYQTIAELSTIVEIAKGVEAEQGPVVGTAPPTPIQRWFFDQGLANENHYNQALTFKSSFPIDENALRVSLQAIVDHHDVLRARFVDGMLEYRPLGEDAFLVVREIEDEADLGVEAWSLQGSYNLADGPLFGAGLYRKGDEDYLLLAAHHLVTDGVSWRIILEDLLSCYMTASKDGNIMLPAKTTSFMEWSNKLQEYAVSILSQEEADYWEVILSKIRQRFRIDHDLGPDDVGSSECVSVELSRENTGSLLKDAHRAYNTNMNDLLLTALMKTLQGWLGRDDVAFDLEAHGREEVIEGVDISRTVGWFTSMYPVLFQSDRDLDLSSRIKYVKEVLHNIPYRGFNYCVFKYMLGKGWPLNTGLSFNYLGQALLPESYDAISLIEHEVPGTIADENIRPNLIDVNCIVVEDQLRINFSYSRNRYNKRTIEELADLYKRELSAVILHCLDPESFDITPSDFDLVKLDQGELDDLAAFE, from the coding sequence ATGATAAACAAAAGATCACTTGAATTGAAATATGTAGACTCGCCAGAAGAGGAGTATGGAGCTATAGACGCTAATGGGGATGGTTTAAGGCGATCGGATATTGTTGAGTATATCAATTCCTTGCCCTATGCAATTGCCAAGGGTGCGGTAGGTGGACATTGGCAAATTATCCCCTTGATTATTAAAACATTAGTTAATGTTTTAAGGGTAGCTTCTATTATAGCCCCTGATAAGGGAGTGTTGCATGTTGGTGAAGATGGTGCTGAAAGGAGACAGACCTATGCTGAGCTATTACAGAGCGCAAAGGCTGTTCTTGGGGGACTTCGAGATAGTGGTTTGAGGCCAGGTGATCAAGTGGTGCTTCAGGTTGATGATTCACCCTCCTTCCTCTCTGCATTTTGGGGATCACTGCTAGGGGGATTTGTGCCAGTCCCATTGCCAATCCCAGGAGGATTTCCCATAAGTGAGGGTATGGATCGAATTACAAGGGTATGTTCCATACTTGAAAGACCTTTCATCGTCACAGATCAAGAAATGGAGAATTATAAGGTCTTAGGGGATATAGAAATCAAGCAGGTAGATGAACTGCTTGAGCATGCTCCAGCAAGGGGTTATCATAGGGCAAAACCTGAAGATACAGCGATTTTAGTATTCTCATCCGGATCAACCGGTGACCCCAAGGGAGTGATGCTCAGTCACCGTAATATCCTTTCTGCCCTGGAAGCAGGTTCATTTAGTTTCATTGATGTTGGATCAGGCGATTATAGGCCTATTATTGGATTTATATTTCATGTCATTAAGCGCATGATTTGGAAGGATAAGAAGGCGGGATTCTTGAGAAGAGCTATATCATCTCTTTCTGAATCATCGGTTGGAAATTTTATTACAAGGACAAAACCTGGCAGAACAATTCTCGATACACTCCTAATATTAAGCGGATGTAAGGTCGCTCCCCTAGTGGCCCTCTCCTTTGATGATATCTGTTTAGCAAACTGGATGCCCTATTCACATGTATTGGGTTTAATTGGATTTCATTTGGGTCCAACAGGGAATGGGCTTCCACAGATTACTATTTCAACCAAAACCTTTGTTCAAAATCCAGCCCTATTTCTTAAATTAATTGAAAAATACAGGGTCACATATGTGCCATGCCCGAATTTTGCATGCCAGTGGCTTACTACACAGGTAAGCGATGAGGATATTGAGGGTCTTGATCTCTCATGCATAAAGATGTTGGGCAACGGATCGGAGCCAATATCTCCAAGTGTAACAAGAAGCTTTATTGATAAATTCAGCAAATACGGACTCGATCCTAAAGCCATGTGTATGAGTTATGGGATGTCTGAGGCCACAGTGGAGATCACCTTCCCTCATCTCTATGAGGAGGCTATATTTTATAGGGTAGATAAGAATCTTTTTTTTAAGGATAAGCTTATTTCCCCAACCACTATAGAAGAAGATAGCATAGAGATTGCAGATGTGGGCGCGCCTATTCAATGCATGATGGTCAGGATAGTGGATGATGATGATAGACTTCTTCATGAGAATATGGTCGGGCATATTCAGGTGAAGGGGCCAACCGTATCCAAGGGCTACTATAATTATCCTGATGCAAATGAAAATCTTTTCTGTGATGGTTGGATCAGAACCGGGGATATGGGCTTTATGATGAATGGAAGGGTGGCGATTACTGGGAGGCAGAAGGATATTATCTTTGTACATGGACAGAATCTATATGCCCATGATATTGAAGAGTATATCAAGAGAGTGCCTGGTATGGCCTACAGGGAGTTTGCAATTGCAGGCCTGAGGCATTATGAGTCAGATTCTGAGAAGATTATCCTCTTTATTAGAACAACAGAATCTAGGGATGCTATTGCTGGTTTGCTTTCACGTGTGAATAATGACTTAGTGGCTAACATGGGTATAACTATTGATTTTATAGTAACAGTAGATGAGATACCGAGGACACCTAGCGCAAAGGTGAAGAGATTCAAACTCAGAGAAGAGTTTGAGAATGATGAATTCACTAATGTCATATCATTGGATGATGTAACTGCTTTAGTTCATGAATCAATTGAGGGTGATGAGGGTGAACTCTCTGAGGTGGAGGAGGGTCTTATCAATATCTGGAAGGATGTTACTGGTGTAGAGGTTATAGGCAGGTTTGATAATTTTTTTGATCTTGGGGGAAATTCACTTAAGGCTACTAAGGTCGCTTCCAGAATACAGGAAGAATTTGCTGTTGATATTCCCATAAGGAGCCTTTTCGAGCATCAGAACATCGAGTCCCTTGCCAGCATAATAGATTCAATGATAGCAGTAGGCGCTGCCCGTAGGTTTCCACCTATTGTAGCATTGGAGTCAATGGATTACTACGAGGTGTCTCATGCTCAGAAGAGGTTGTGGTATCTTGATAAGGTTATTCCAAATAGCCCATTTTACAACATTCCTGCGGCTGTTCTCATAGAGAAGAGTCAGGTAGATATTGATATCCTCAAGAGGTCCATACATGCGGTGGTTGATAGGCACGAGAGCCTGCGGACTAGATTTGACACCATTGATGGCAAACCTGTACAGATAATTGCAGATACAATTGAAGCTGATATCAAAGAGATTGATATTTCTAATGAAAAGAGCCAGGAGAAGAGGCTTCAACATATCGTTGATGATGAGAAACTCAAGCCTTTTAACATCCAGGCTGGCCCCTTGTTCAGGGTGAGGATTGTCAAGATTTCCGATTACTCTCACGCAATTATTATTATTATGCATCACATCATATCAGACTTCTGGTCTATGGGGCTTCTGCTACAGGAGGTTCTGGGCAATTATTTTACCCTTCTCAACAACAATCCCTCTCCATTCCCAGAACTTAGGATTCAGTATAAGGAATTTGCGCATTGGCAGAATAGACTCATTGAAGGAGAAGGGATAGGGGATCAAGAGGAGTATTGGCTGCAGAATCTGCAAGGCGAACTCCCCCTTTTGGATCTTCCCACAGATAGGCCAAGGCCCGCAATACAGACACAGCGGGGGGAAACCCATAGGATGGTTATTGACATTGATAGCGCTAATAAAATAAAGGAATTTGCTAGGGATCAGGATGTTACCCCCTTTATGCTTACCCTGGCCATCTTCAAGGTTCTGCTACATAAACTTTCAGGTCAGGATGATATCATCATTGGCTCGCCCATTGCCAACAGAAATAATGCCAATATTGAGCCTCTCATCGGATTTTTTGTTAATGTGTTGCCAATGCGTTCTGATTTTTCCGATAACCCAATATTTTCCGATCTGCTCTTACAGATAAAGCGGACAGCCCTTGGAGCCTATGCCAACCAGGATTATCCCTTTGACAAACTTGTGGAGATACTCAATCCGGTGAGGGATATGAGCCGTTCCCCGGTCTTTGATGTGGTCTATGAGTATAGGGAGGGGCTTGATGTCTTTTTTGCTGGCCTTGACTCGGACGAGATATCCGTTAAGAATATCACGGGAGATGATCCCATGGCAAAATTCGATATCTTCGTCACGATCAATGATATCTCTGAAGAAATGATCATGCAGTTTGAGTACAATGCTGATCTCTTTAATAGACCGACCATTGAGCGTATAATGGGCTTTTTCCTCAATCTAATCAGGGAGATTCCAAAATCCCACAATAGGCCCATATCTGAGATTGACATGCTTTGCCCTAAGGAGAGGGCGGATATCCTATTTAAATTCAATAATACAGCAAGAGATTTTCCCAAGGATAAGTGCGTGCATGAACTCTTTGAGGAGCAGGTTAACATCTTTCCAGATAAGGATGCCTTAGTATTTGGCGATGACAGCATTAGCTATTCTCAACTAAACAAGATGTCCAACAGGATAGCCTGTCGCCTAAGGGAGCATGGGGTTGGCAGGGGAGAATACGTGGCTATTATTGTGGAGCGCTCCTTTGACATGATAGCTGGGGTGTTGGGCATTCTGAAGGCAGGCGGCGCATATGTTCCCATAGAATCGGAATATCCACTTTCACGGACAAAGTACATGTTGGATGAAATCCAAGCGCCGGTAGTGATTATCCATGAGCAATTCTTAGACACCTTGCCTGAATATGATGGTTATGTGATGTGCTTGGAGAGTTTTTGGAAGGAGGGCGAGACAATTGAGAGCGCTGATCTTAATAACATCAATAAACCCGATGATGTTGCCTATGTGATCTATACCTCAGGCTCCACTGGCAAGCCCAAGGGGGTTATGGTGCCCCATGTGGGAATATCAAGGCTTGTGAAAAATACGAATTTTGCGGATATCACACCTGAAGACAGATTTCTACAGATAGCCACCTTTGCCTTTGATGCAGCTACGCTGGAATTCTGGGGCCCGCTCTTAAATGGCGGCACCCTATTCTTGGCTAGGGGCAGTGATGTTACATCACCTGATGGGTTGGCTGACCTCCTTCTTTCTAACGATATCAGCATAATTTTTCTTACAGTTGTGCTGTACAATCAGCTTATTGATTTACGACCTGATGCAATATCGAAACTTAGAAGACTTCTTGTGGGAGGCGAGGCTTTATCTGTATCTCATATCAGGAAGGGATTGGGATTTGTCCTTCCTGGAGTTATATCCAATGGCTATGGCCCCACTGAGAACACAACATTCTCTTGCCATTATCCTGTAAAATCAGTTCCAGAGGGGGCTAACAGCATACCCATTGGATATCCCATTGCCAACTCTAGGGTATACATATTGGATAAATACCTGAAACCGGTTCCTATCGGGGTGCGCGGTGAGGTATTCCTTGGCGGTTACGGCCTTGCCAAGGGTTATCTTAATGATTCTGAAAAGACTGCCAATAGTTTTATCAAAAATCCCATTATGGATGTTGATGATCCTATACTTTATAGAACAGGGGATATAGGCAGATGGTTGCCTGATGGGAGTGTGGATTTTATGGGTCGTATTGACCATCAGGTAAAGGTTCGGGGGCATCGTATTGAACTGGGTGAGATAGAATCTGTAATGAGAGAGCATGGAAATATAAAGGACTGTGTGGTTGTGGTTAATGAGCTAGAGGGCGGGAATAAGGCGATTGTGGCCTATCATGTGTCTGAAGATGATGTGCCCATTGATGAATTGCGCTCTTTCATGAGGGATAGCCTGCCGGATTATATGCTTCCCAACCTATTTATGAGGCTCGATGAATTGCCTTTAAACCAGAACGGCAAGGTTGACAGATCAGCCCTTCCAGAGCCCCATGGCATGCGTCCGGAGATGTCAACGGATTTTGTTGCGCCATCCGATGAGATACAGTCTATCATTGTCAAAACATGGGAAGATGTACTCGGTATAGAGGGGATAGGCGTTTGCGATAATTTTTTTGATCTTGGGGGTGACTCCATCATCAGCCTTCAGGTTGTAAGCAGGCTAAATCAGAGAGGATTCCTTCTGCAGCCCAAGGATATACTTCTTTATCAGACAATAGCGGAACTCTCCACAATTGTAGAGATCGCCAAGGGCGTGGAGGCTGAACAGGGACCGGTAGTTGGCACTGCCCCCCCTACACCGATACAGAGATGGTTTTTTGACCAAGGATTAGCAAATGAGAATCATTATAATCAGGCTTTGACCTTTAAATCCTCTTTCCCAATAGATGAGAATGCATTAAGGGTGAGTTTGCAGGCTATTGTTGATCACCATGATGTTTTAAGGGCGCGGTTTGTGGATGGAATGCTGGAATATAGGCCATTGGGTGAGGACGCTTTTCTTGTTGTAAGGGAGATTGAGGATGAGGCAGATTTGGGGGTTGAGGCGTGGTCGCTTCAGGGTTCCTATAATTTAGCTGATGGCCCTCTCTTTGGTGCAGGTCTGTATAGAAAGGGTGATGAGGATTATCTGCTGTTGGCAGCGCATCATCTTGTGACAGATGGCGTCTCTTGGAGGATTATATTAGAGGATTTGCTTTCATGTTATATGACAGCATCGAAGGATGGCAATATTATGTTGCCGGCTAAGACTACTTCCTTTATGGAATGGTCAAATAAACTTCAGGAGTATGCTGTAAGCATTCTATCTCAGGAGGAGGCTGACTATTGGGAGGTTATCCTTTCGAAGATACGACAGAGGTTTAGAATTGATCATGATCTGGGGCCTGATGATGTTGGCTCATCTGAGTGTGTGAGCGTTGAGCTTAGCAGAGAGAATACAGGAAGCCTGTTGAAGGATGCGCACAGGGCCTATAATACGAACATGAATGATCTTCTGCTTACAGCATTGATGAAAACCCTTCAGGGGTGGCTTGGCCGTGATGATGTAGCCTTTGATCTTGAGGCTCATGGCAGGGAGGAGGTGATAGAGGGTGTGGATATCTCCCGGACCGTTGGGTGGTTTACTTCAATGTATCCTGTCCTCTTCCAGTCAGATCGGGATTTAGACTTGTCATCGCGGATCAAGTATGTAAAGGAGGTGCTTCACAATATTCCCTACAGGGGATTTAATTATTGTGTATTTAAGTACATGTTAGGTAAAGGGTGGCCCTTAAATACTGGTTTAAGCTTTAATTATCTTGGCCAGGCCCTGCTGCCAGAGTCCTATGATGCGATTTCTCTTATTGAACATGAAGTACCAGGCACTATTGCGGATGAAAACATAAGACCCAATCTAATTGATGTGAATTGCATAGTAGTGGAGGATCAGCTTAGGATTAATTTTTCCTATAGCCGCAACAGATATAATAAAAGGACAATTGAAGAACTTGCGGATTTGTACAAGAGGGAACTCTCTGCAGTGATCCTTCACTGCCTTGATCCAGAGAGTTTCGATATTACACCATCGGATTTTGATCTGGTAAAGCTGGATCAGGGGGAGTTGGATGATTTGGCTGCATTTGAATAA
- a CDS encoding MMPL family transporter has protein sequence MNRLIDLIIKQSKYVLISVILISIPFGYFYTKQRFSNHVDIYFNQDDPDLIAYRKFQEIYGNEEQVVIVFKDRDIFTKKNIEIIRMISNEIKDIKGIQRLFSITEAEESIGIEDTISFTKIIPEDGLDKQKLNSARQRVLDNKLLVHNLISIDGTTTAIIIEIESTEDSKSKRELLKNIKNCANNIAGDSFDLRFSGPPYVEDSINALSERDYIIFTPIILLIIFSIIALMLKKISLSILCQLNLGLIGIWAIGFFTLCNESMNMVTTIIAPVLLAISVADAIHLLSHYREMHVIKGNDYTTSVTNAAKSIWLPCLFTSLTTGIGFLSFITATVRPVKIVGIFTSIGIMMAFFMTFTFLPSTLILFKRRFEKNNSNETNHRMMSTSSKQLMDPPSRESLFTNILLKFGGFTITNYKAIIVFFVLILIIAVIGITRLRFETNIDTYLPDGNKIKSDIKFIEENLGGNIPHVILVKAKSEEFDFTHPHSLKLIEEIQNDLMRDIKHFSISFSIADYFKEIHRAFNNNKEEYYRIPEKQIDIIDYYELADIEVLDRIISPDYREARISFQSKGSSNIIAKRNYKFVNNYMKRKTGENYSYNFTGLSPLSLNIADNLQTSQIKSFLYAFVFIFFMMFFVCRNAKLTIISMIPNLFPIILTLGIMGWLNIPLDVTTIMIASVTIGIAVDDTIHYLIWFIRNGSSGMDNRSSILKTYKDVGKPIVITTLVLILGFFVLVLGSIKPTQAFGTLTALSMCFALIGDLFFLPALIIIFKPRFKKKD, from the coding sequence ATGAATAGGTTAATAGATCTCATTATCAAACAATCCAAATATGTATTGATCTCTGTTATACTTATATCTATTCCCTTCGGTTATTTTTATACAAAGCAAAGATTTAGTAACCATGTAGATATTTACTTCAATCAGGATGATCCGGATCTAATCGCTTATAGGAAATTCCAGGAAATATATGGAAACGAAGAACAGGTTGTAATAGTGTTCAAGGATAGGGATATCTTCACAAAAAAGAATATTGAGATAATCAGAATGATATCCAATGAGATTAAGGATATCAAGGGTATTCAAAGGCTATTCAGTATCACCGAAGCCGAGGAGTCAATTGGCATTGAGGACACCATATCATTCACAAAGATTATACCAGAGGATGGCCTGGACAAGCAAAAGCTTAACTCCGCAAGGCAGAGGGTATTGGATAATAAATTACTGGTTCATAATCTAATCTCAATAGACGGCACAACAACGGCAATTATTATTGAAATTGAATCCACAGAGGACAGCAAGAGCAAAAGGGAGTTATTAAAAAATATTAAAAATTGCGCTAATAATATCGCTGGGGATAGCTTTGATCTGCGCTTCTCAGGCCCGCCCTATGTTGAGGATAGTATTAATGCCCTTTCAGAGAGGGATTATATCATTTTCACCCCTATCATCCTGCTTATTATATTTAGCATCATAGCTCTAATGCTAAAGAAAATATCACTCTCAATACTCTGTCAGTTAAATTTAGGATTAATAGGTATCTGGGCAATTGGTTTTTTCACCTTGTGCAATGAATCGATGAATATGGTTACCACAATCATTGCCCCAGTACTCCTCGCTATTTCAGTAGCTGACGCAATTCATCTCTTATCTCATTATAGGGAGATGCACGTAATAAAGGGTAATGACTATACTACATCTGTAACCAATGCAGCAAAATCAATTTGGCTTCCATGTCTATTTACGAGTCTTACAACTGGTATCGGGTTCTTATCATTTATCACTGCAACTGTTAGACCTGTAAAAATTGTCGGCATTTTCACCTCTATAGGCATCATGATGGCCTTCTTCATGACATTTACCTTTCTACCATCGACACTTATACTATTCAAAAGAAGATTTGAAAAGAATAATTCAAATGAAACTAATCACAGAATGATGTCAACCTCATCGAAGCAATTGATGGACCCACCAAGTAGGGAGAGTTTATTTACAAATATATTGCTCAAATTTGGCGGTTTTACAATAACTAACTATAAGGCTATAATAGTATTCTTTGTTTTAATTCTAATAATTGCTGTAATAGGTATAACGAGGTTAAGATTTGAGACCAATATTGATACATACCTACCGGATGGCAATAAGATAAAATCTGATATAAAATTCATTGAGGAAAACCTTGGTGGCAATATTCCGCATGTGATTCTAGTTAAAGCCAAATCTGAAGAATTTGACTTTACTCATCCCCATAGCCTAAAGTTAATTGAGGAGATACAGAATGATCTTATGAGAGACATAAAACATTTTTCCATTTCTTTTTCTATAGCTGATTATTTTAAGGAAATTCATAGGGCCTTTAATAATAATAAAGAAGAATACTATAGAATTCCAGAAAAGCAGATTGATATAATCGATTATTATGAATTGGCAGATATAGAAGTTTTGGATAGGATAATATCTCCTGACTATAGAGAGGCAAGGATATCCTTTCAATCCAAGGGAAGCTCAAATATAATAGCTAAGAGAAACTATAAGTTTGTTAATAATTATATGAAGAGGAAGACCGGTGAAAACTACTCCTATAACTTTACAGGACTCTCTCCCCTATCCTTGAATATTGCAGATAATCTACAGACAAGTCAGATAAAGAGTTTTCTTTACGCTTTTGTATTCATCTTCTTTATGATGTTTTTCGTCTGTAGAAACGCTAAGCTTACTATTATAAGTATGATTCCTAACCTGTTCCCGATAATCCTAACACTTGGCATAATGGGCTGGCTAAACATCCCTCTTGATGTAACAACAATAATGATTGCTAGCGTTACAATCGGCATTGCTGTTGATGATACTATCCATTATCTTATATGGTTCATAAGAAACGGATCCTCTGGTATGGATAACCGATCCTCTATATTAAAAACCTATAAAGACGTTGGCAAGCCAATAGTCATTACAACCCTTGTGTTAATCTTGGGTTTTTTTGTTTTAGTTTTAGGATCAATTAAGCCGACACAAGCATTTGGCACACTAACTGCGCTATCGATGTGCTTTGCGCTTATAGGGGATTTATTCTTTTTACCAGCTCTTATTATTATCTTCAAGCCAAGGTTTAAGAAGAAGGATTAA
- a CDS encoding metallophosphoesterase — MKIFALSDIHIDYEENHKWLYSLSEYDYKDDILILAGDITDIIPSLSKAFEALKLKFHEVMYLPGNHDLWTYRNNIKNSIDKFNIIKKIANDYGINMKPAKFDSVSIIPLYGWFDFSFGQPSKELLHIWLDFTACKWPYDFDETKITHYFISINEEFLQTKNDFIITYSHFLPRIDLMPIYIPPSKRLLYPVLGTTLLEEQINVLDSQIHIYGHSHVNMHVNKDNRIYINNAFGYPSETRITAKELLCVFEL; from the coding sequence TTGAAGATATTCGCTCTATCAGACATTCACATTGATTATGAAGAAAATCATAAATGGCTCTACAGCCTCTCTGAATATGATTATAAAGATGATATCCTAATTTTAGCCGGTGACATTACAGATATTATTCCATCCCTATCAAAAGCCTTTGAGGCGTTGAAACTCAAATTTCACGAAGTAATGTATCTTCCCGGAAATCATGACCTATGGACTTATAGAAATAATATTAAAAACTCTATAGATAAATTTAACATAATAAAAAAAATTGCCAATGATTACGGCATTAATATGAAACCAGCTAAATTTGATTCAGTGTCCATTATTCCTCTATACGGCTGGTTTGATTTTTCATTCGGTCAACCATCGAAGGAGTTATTACATATTTGGTTGGATTTCACAGCGTGTAAATGGCCATATGATTTTGATGAGACCAAGATTACCCATTATTTTATTTCAATCAATGAAGAATTTTTACAAACTAAAAACGATTTTATTATTACCTATTCCCACTTCTTGCCTCGAATAGATCTCATGCCCATATACATTCCACCCTCAAAAAGGCTACTCTATCCAGTGCTTGGAACTACACTGCTTGAAGAACAGATAAATGTGTTGGATTCGCAAATCCATATATATGGACATAGTCATGTTAATATGCATGTCAATAAAGACAACAGGATTTATATCAATAACGCCTTTGGATATCCATCAGAGACCAGGATAACAGCTAAGGAATTGCTCTGTGTTTTTGAACTATAA
- a CDS encoding 4'-phosphopantetheinyl transferase superfamily protein: MSEIKKRVISLNVKRNEEPVSAYLGCVSQNAYSMLENNIESILESNKLRYFSSLRFEKRKKDYLTGRYMAKSVVAEYLHETNLAAIEIANGVFNQPFVKYNGPDIPGVSLSHSYDWSVALSFPYGHPMGIDIEKVDLEELDIIKGQLTEDEIRLIHESGIKEEITYFQTWTMKEALSKVLKCGLTTPFTVLEIDKPHFQSNGVATCLFKNFGQYKCHSWIIKGYALSIVLPKNSEMKMDIRSLFP, from the coding sequence ATGAGTGAAATTAAGAAGAGAGTAATTTCATTAAATGTTAAAAGAAACGAAGAGCCTGTATCTGCCTATTTGGGATGTGTTTCCCAAAATGCATATTCCATGCTTGAGAATAATATCGAATCAATCTTAGAAAGCAATAAATTGCGATATTTTTCATCTTTAAGATTTGAAAAACGTAAAAAGGATTATCTTACAGGCAGGTATATGGCAAAATCTGTTGTGGCAGAATATCTACATGAAACCAATTTAGCTGCAATAGAAATTGCAAACGGTGTATTCAATCAACCCTTTGTGAAGTATAATGGGCCGGATATTCCGGGGGTGAGCTTAAGTCACAGTTATGATTGGTCAGTAGCGCTTTCATTTCCATATGGACATCCTATGGGAATTGATATTGAAAAGGTTGATTTAGAGGAACTAGATATTATTAAAGGCCAACTTACTGAAGATGAGATACGTCTTATACATGAGAGTGGGATAAAGGAGGAAATCACATATTTCCAAACCTGGACCATGAAGGAGGCCCTATCAAAGGTTTTAAAATGCGGATTAACCACCCCTTTTACAGTTTTGGAGATAGATAAACCTCATTTTCAATCCAATGGAGTAGCAACATGTCTATTTAAAAATTTTGGTCAATACAAATGCCACTCCTGGATAATAAAAGGATATGCATTATCAATTGTACTGCCCAAAAATTCAGAGATGAAGATGGATATACGCTCTCTTTTCCCCTAA